Proteins encoded together in one Cetobacterium somerae ATCC BAA-474 window:
- a CDS encoding ExbD/TolR family protein, translating into MFKSKGFMNYQRKQLTPDLTPLIDVVFLLLIFFMVATTFDDMKGMKIDLPKSEVSEITEAVDKISILVTSNGELKIKIDRQKESSIVDIRKDELQEKIKNIIVLMENKRVAILADRGIDYGDVVDIMSDIKLAGAQAIDIETKGK; encoded by the coding sequence ATGTTTAAATCAAAAGGGTTTATGAATTATCAAAGAAAACAATTAACACCAGATTTAACTCCATTAATAGATGTAGTATTTTTACTTCTAATATTTTTTATGGTTGCTACAACATTTGATGATATGAAGGGTATGAAAATAGATTTACCTAAATCAGAGGTTTCTGAAATAACAGAAGCTGTTGATAAAATTTCAATTTTAGTTACAAGTAATGGAGAGCTAAAAATAAAAATAGACAGACAAAAAGAGAGTTCCATAGTAGATATAAGAAAAGATGAATTGCAAGAAAAAATAAAAAATATAATTGTACTAATGGAAAATAAAAGAGTAGCAATATTAGCTGATAGAGGAATCGATTATGGAGATGTAGTAGATATAATGTCAGATATAAAGTTGGCTGGAGCACAAGCAATAGATATAGAGACTAAAGGGAAGTGA
- a CDS encoding MotA/TolQ/ExbB proton channel family protein has product MIDIIKAGGPLMAVIIFLSVAGLSVILERGYYFFKNEKDNGELLINHLEKFIKNNERERAIKACDCFKNTSAKVMKTILIEYNGEKMNCCTYDYLEEKARECALREMPKLEKNMWILALAANVTPLAGLLGTVTGMIGAFTAMSKHGAGDPTVLAFGISQALITTASGLIVAIPALIFYNFYQKKIEKALVDMEKNVVEFINILRKM; this is encoded by the coding sequence ATGATAGATATAATCAAAGCAGGAGGACCATTAATGGCTGTGATAATATTTTTATCAGTAGCAGGTCTTAGTGTGATATTAGAAAGAGGGTACTACTTTTTCAAAAATGAAAAAGATAATGGAGAACTTTTAATAAATCATTTAGAAAAATTTATCAAAAATAATGAAAGAGAAAGAGCTATAAAAGCATGTGATTGCTTTAAAAATACATCAGCAAAAGTAATGAAAACAATTTTAATAGAATATAATGGTGAAAAAATGAATTGTTGTACTTATGATTATTTAGAAGAGAAAGCAAGAGAGTGTGCCTTAAGAGAGATGCCAAAATTAGAAAAAAATATGTGGATTTTAGCTTTAGCAGCTAATGTAACTCCATTAGCAGGGTTATTAGGAACTGTAACAGGAATGATTGGGGCATTTACAGCTATGTCAAAACATGGAGCAGGAGATCCAACAGTTCTAGCTTTTGGAATTTCACAAGCATTAATCACAACAGCATCAGGTTTAATTGTAGCAATACCTGCTTTAATATTTTATAATTTCTACCAAAAAAAGATTGAAAAAGCATTGGTTGATATGGAAAAAAATGTAGTGGAATTTATAAATATTTTAAGAAAGATGTAG
- a CDS encoding energy transducer TonB gives MKFFIFSIVLHIFIFIFGFSLDSNKSFEINNVGNDFSTPSISVNFNSMQITPQPQPTESSDEILKEVLEEKVEEKIDKPKFEEKKREVIKKDNKKISKPKKVLEKKKNELTKKSHQSENTNTPTNTNTDLIELSQGVFAAKNQGVQGLKYSFISQPDPEYPLAAKRVSYTKEVSIKVRFLVGLNGEIEDIKFYSDKDSLGFQKEVEKTLNKWKLTPVTLNNKPIKLYFYKEFKFNQK, from the coding sequence ATGAAGTTTTTTATTTTTTCAATAGTTTTACATATATTTATTTTTATTTTTGGTTTTTCTTTAGATTCAAACAAAAGTTTTGAAATTAATAATGTTGGAAATGATTTTAGTACTCCATCTATCTCTGTTAATTTCAATTCAATGCAAATAACTCCACAACCGCAACCAACCGAATCATCAGATGAAATTCTAAAAGAGGTTTTAGAAGAAAAGGTAGAAGAAAAAATAGATAAACCTAAATTTGAGGAGAAAAAAAGAGAAGTTATAAAAAAAGATAATAAAAAAATTTCTAAACCTAAAAAAGTTTTAGAAAAAAAGAAAAATGAACTCACTAAAAAATCTCACCAATCAGAAAATACAAATACACCTACAAATACTAATACTGATTTAATTGAGCTCTCGCAAGGTGTATTTGCTGCTAAAAATCAAGGGGTCCAAGGACTTAAATATTCTTTTATTTCTCAACCTGATCCAGAGTATCCTTTAGCTGCTAAAAGAGTATCATACACTAAAGAAGTTTCTATTAAGGTTAGATTTCTTGTGGGATTAAATGGTGAAATTGAAGATATTAAATTTTACAGTGATAAAGATAGTTTAGGTTTCCAAAAAGAAGTCGAAAAAACTTTAAACAAGTGGAAATTGACTCCTGTAACTTTAAATAATAAACCAATAAAGCTATACTTTTATAAAGAATTTAAATTTAATCAAAAATAA
- a CDS encoding flavodoxin family protein: MKILITYSSKTGNTEKIAQAIHKGIPTANLLPISEIVNLDYDLIFVGGWIDRATFDQTALTLAKQIFDKNVAYFFTLGAYPHSEHAKDCVNNIETLLKNNNNNILGGYFCQGAIDPKLISWLSTLPSDHKMSPNEERKKRWEDAKSHPDQLDLDKATEFSLDIISKHK; encoded by the coding sequence ATGAAAATACTTATTACATATTCATCAAAAACTGGAAATACAGAAAAAATAGCTCAAGCTATTCATAAAGGTATTCCAACTGCTAACCTTTTACCAATCTCTGAAATTGTAAACTTAGATTATGATTTAATTTTTGTAGGTGGTTGGATTGATAGAGCCACTTTCGATCAAACAGCATTGACTTTAGCTAAACAAATTTTTGATAAAAATGTTGCATACTTCTTTACTTTAGGTGCTTATCCACACTCTGAACATGCTAAAGATTGTGTTAACAACATTGAAACTCTATTAAAAAATAATAATAACAATATTTTAGGTGGATACTTTTGTCAAGGAGCCATTGATCCAAAGTTAATCTCTTGGTTATCAACACTTCCATCTGATCACAAAATGTCTCCAAACGAAGAAAGAAAAAAAAGATGGGAAGATGCTAAATCACATCCAGACCAATTGGATTTAGATAAAGCTACTGAATTTAGTTTAGATATTATTTCTAAGCACAAATAA
- the hutX gene encoding heme utilization cystosolic carrier protein HutX, with translation MKNKINEILVNDEKASLNKIAKELDISMIEVLREAPTVKKYDIEKIDDLFDILRGWEKVFLLVITPSFVLEIQDKFPKGFYAHGFLNFHDKNSTIGGHLSVGKIKEIFLVKDIMFGRESYSIKFFGEDEKEIFAVYVPRNEKKELIEECLESFKSL, from the coding sequence ATGAAAAATAAGATAAACGAGATACTGGTAAACGACGAAAAGGCTTCTTTAAATAAAATAGCTAAAGAATTAGATATTTCAATGATTGAAGTTTTAAGAGAGGCACCAACTGTAAAAAAGTATGATATAGAAAAAATCGATGACTTGTTCGATATATTAAGAGGGTGGGAAAAGGTATTTTTATTAGTTATTACTCCAAGTTTTGTATTAGAAATACAAGATAAGTTCCCAAAAGGATTTTATGCTCATGGATTCTTAAATTTCCACGATAAAAATTCAACAATAGGTGGACATTTAAGTGTGGGAAAAATAAAAGAGATTTTTTTAGTAAAAGATATAATGTTTGGAAGAGAGAGCTATTCTATAAAATTCTTCGGAGAGGATGAAAAGGAGATATTTGCAGTGTATGTTCCAAGAAATGAGAAGAAAGAGTTGATTGAAGAGTGTTTAGAAAGTTTTAAAAGTTTATAA
- a CDS encoding YhjD/YihY/BrkB family envelope integrity protein, translating to MILKFINKIKDYISELQLTHFYSQMKGALENYKRSNSNLWANTLCYFTTLSFIPVLAIAFSIGRWFGIDNYYLKQLTESSPLNEETVNLILETTQNLLQNTRSGIIAGVGFLSLGWVIISMFSVIEKALNSIWGIRKTRGVFRKVTDYFIVFLMLPVSVIGANILTNLKTDIFYSKHIIQLIAPYLALWIFFIFFYTVLPNTKVNLVPTLWSSFIISFLLNQSNMLLVRLQIIITTYNKIYGSFSVLLLSLIWLKIVWFLILIGAHFSYILQNRDSLGKIGIIKKINFISKYRVTQKVLLTLMENYLKNNKPISAIEISESLKIPTELTRGILDMLKKMGYISTIECETTDEKNYKLTMSVEIITFKKLYEDMENFGENYVIDEVKFNENFKVIEYFKNI from the coding sequence ATGATTTTAAAGTTTATAAATAAAATAAAAGATTATATAAGTGAATTGCAACTAACTCATTTTTATAGTCAAATGAAGGGAGCTTTAGAAAATTATAAAAGATCAAATTCAAATTTATGGGCAAATACCTTATGTTATTTTACAACATTATCTTTTATACCTGTTTTAGCGATAGCGTTTAGTATTGGAAGATGGTTTGGGATAGATAATTATTATCTTAAACAACTAACAGAGAGTTCCCCGTTAAATGAGGAGACTGTAAATCTTATACTAGAAACAACTCAGAATTTGCTACAAAATACTAGAAGTGGAATTATTGCAGGAGTAGGATTTTTATCATTAGGTTGGGTTATCATATCAATGTTTTCTGTGATTGAAAAAGCCTTAAATAGTATATGGGGAATTAGAAAAACAAGAGGTGTTTTTAGGAAAGTAACTGATTATTTTATTGTTTTTTTAATGTTACCAGTAAGTGTGATTGGAGCTAATATATTAACTAATCTAAAAACCGATATATTTTACAGTAAACATATAATACAGTTAATAGCACCATATTTAGCATTGTGGATATTTTTTATATTTTTTTATACTGTTCTTCCAAATACAAAAGTAAACTTAGTTCCAACTCTTTGGAGTAGTTTTATAATTTCATTTTTATTAAATCAAAGTAATATGCTATTAGTAAGATTACAGATAATAATAACAACATATAATAAAATTTATGGAAGCTTTTCAGTTCTGTTACTTTCTTTAATATGGTTAAAAATTGTATGGTTTTTAATTTTAATAGGAGCACACTTTTCATATATTTTACAAAATAGAGATAGTTTAGGAAAAATTGGAATAATAAAAAAAATAAATTTTATTTCAAAGTATAGGGTTACTCAAAAAGTATTACTAACATTGATGGAAAATTATTTGAAAAATAATAAACCAATATCTGCTATAGAGATATCTGAAAGTTTAAAAATACCAACAGAGTTAACTAGAGGGATTTTAGATATGTTAAAAAAAATGGGTTATATTTCAACGATTGAATGTGAAACAACAGATGAAAAAAATTATAAACTAACAATGAGTGTAGAGATAATAACATTTAAGAAATTATATGAAGATATGGAAAATTTTGGCGAAAATTATGTGATAGATGAAGTTAAATTTAATGAAAATTTTAAAGTAATCGAATATTTTAAAAATATTTGA
- a CDS encoding PTS transporter subunit EIIC, which produces MDNQSIAKEIIEKLGSKDNIAVINNCMTRVRVSVKNNDKVDFKNLDEIPGVIKVIKDDTIQVVVGPGKSKKIADEMKKLCGEISANNDEWKKTKESVKSKQSKFSSVLRRLANIFIPLIPAIIGAGLLNGIAGYFQNVYTAEGIKDMPMWITFFQTLGSGLFAYFAIFVGINSANEFGATPALGGVIGAITISGNINIFSKALGLYNAEVPLNSILIPGKGGIIGVIIGVAILAWVEKQLRKIIPDFLDTILTPMIALLIVGTLTIFAIMPFAGVVSDGIIKVFSFFIMSEGPMAIIGGFILAASFLPLLMVGLHHGLIPFYMVQLTQFGSISLFPILCMAGGGQIGGAAAIYIKAKKNKKLRDIIRSAMPVAILGIGEPMLYGVTLPLGKPFITASIAGGIGGAFLAATKVQTIAFGPAGITAIPLVIPGKILYYIIGLAISYIAGFIITYFFGIPKDIDEAV; this is translated from the coding sequence ATGGATAATCAATCAATTGCAAAAGAGATAATTGAAAAATTAGGGTCAAAAGATAATATAGCAGTTATAAATAATTGTATGACAAGAGTAAGAGTTTCTGTTAAGAATAATGATAAAGTAGATTTTAAAAACTTGGATGAAATTCCAGGGGTTATAAAAGTAATAAAAGATGATACGATTCAAGTAGTTGTAGGACCAGGAAAGAGTAAAAAAATAGCGGATGAAATGAAAAAACTTTGTGGAGAAATATCGGCTAATAACGATGAATGGAAAAAAACAAAAGAGAGTGTAAAATCAAAGCAAAGTAAGTTCTCATCAGTATTAAGAAGGTTAGCAAATATATTTATTCCATTAATTCCAGCGATAATAGGGGCGGGGCTTTTAAATGGAATAGCAGGATATTTTCAAAATGTATATACAGCAGAAGGAATAAAAGATATGCCTATGTGGATAACATTTTTTCAAACTTTAGGTAGTGGTTTATTTGCATATTTTGCAATATTTGTGGGTATAAATTCAGCTAATGAGTTTGGAGCAACACCTGCTTTAGGTGGAGTTATTGGAGCAATAACAATAAGTGGTAATATAAATATATTTTCAAAAGCATTAGGCTTATACAATGCAGAAGTACCGTTAAATAGTATCTTAATTCCTGGTAAAGGTGGAATAATTGGTGTGATAATAGGTGTTGCAATTTTAGCTTGGGTCGAAAAGCAACTAAGAAAAATTATACCAGATTTTCTAGATACAATTTTAACTCCTATGATTGCATTATTAATAGTAGGAACATTAACAATATTTGCAATAATGCCTTTTGCAGGAGTAGTTTCAGATGGAATTATAAAAGTTTTCTCATTCTTTATAATGAGTGAAGGACCGATGGCAATAATAGGTGGATTTATATTAGCAGCATCATTTTTACCTCTATTAATGGTTGGATTACATCATGGACTAATACCATTTTATATGGTTCAACTAACACAATTTGGAAGTATCTCCTTATTTCCAATACTTTGTATGGCAGGTGGAGGACAAATAGGTGGAGCAGCAGCAATCTATATAAAGGCAAAAAAAAATAAAAAACTAAGAGATATAATAAGATCAGCAATGCCTGTTGCAATATTAGGAATAGGGGAGCCAATGCTTTATGGGGTAACACTTCCTTTAGGAAAACCATTCATAACAGCTTCAATAGCAGGTGGAATAGGTGGAGCATTTTTAGCAGCCACAAAAGTTCAAACAATAGCCTTTGGACCAGCAGGAATAACAGCTATTCCATTAGTTATTCCAGGAAAAATTTTATATTATATAATTGGATTAGCAATATCTTATATAGCAGGATTTATAATAACATATTTCTTTGGAATTCCAAAAGATATTGATGAAGCTGTATAA
- the murQ gene encoding N-acetylmuramic acid 6-phosphate etherase, giving the protein MEKILEGKTTETRNLKSMNMDSMSIKEILTLINEEDKRVPESIQEVIPEIEKAVKLIIEAFNNGGRLIYMGAGTSGRLGVLDAVECPPTFGVDKTKVMGLIAGGEKAFVEAQEGAEDSKELAIEELNGIELRSNDIVCGIAASGRTPYAIGGIEYAKKLGCKTIAIACNKRSKIGEIADVAIEVEVGPEVLTGSTRMKAGTAQKLILNMISTASMTGIGKVYENLMVDLKITNVKLQERAKNNVMQITGCSYEIAQETLEKANNQVKVAIIMVLLRCNREEAVERLNESKGFIREAVK; this is encoded by the coding sequence ATGGAAAAGATATTGGAAGGAAAAACAACGGAAACAAGAAATTTAAAGAGTATGAATATGGATAGTATGAGTATAAAAGAGATTTTAACACTTATAAATGAAGAGGATAAAAGAGTTCCAGAAAGTATTCAAGAGGTTATTCCAGAGATTGAGAAGGCTGTAAAATTAATAATAGAAGCTTTTAATAATGGTGGAAGATTGATATATATGGGAGCTGGAACAAGCGGAAGATTAGGGGTTTTAGATGCGGTGGAATGTCCCCCAACGTTTGGAGTAGATAAGACAAAAGTAATGGGATTGATAGCAGGAGGAGAAAAAGCTTTTGTGGAAGCTCAAGAGGGGGCTGAAGATTCTAAAGAATTAGCTATAGAAGAGTTAAATGGAATAGAGCTGAGATCAAATGATATAGTTTGTGGAATAGCAGCATCAGGAAGAACACCTTATGCAATAGGTGGAATTGAATATGCAAAAAAGTTAGGTTGTAAAACAATAGCGATTGCGTGTAATAAAAGAAGTAAAATTGGAGAGATAGCAGATGTGGCAATAGAGGTAGAAGTAGGACCTGAAGTTTTAACGGGGTCTACAAGAATGAAAGCGGGAACAGCTCAAAAATTAATTTTAAATATGATTAGTACTGCTTCAATGACAGGAATAGGAAAAGTTTATGAAAATTTAATGGTTGATTTAAAAATTACTAATGTAAAGTTACAGGAGAGAGCAAAAAATAATGTGATGCAAATAACGGGGTGTAGTTATGAAATCGCTCAAGAAACATTAGAAAAAGCTAATAATCAAGTAAAAGTAGCAATTATAATGGTTTTATTAAGATGTAACAGAGAAGAAGCAGTGGAAAGATTAAATGAATCTAAAGGTTTTATAAGAGAAGCAGTAAAATAA
- a CDS encoding MurR/RpiR family transcriptional regulator: MIENIIKSMKNNLSESEKIIATYIVKNKNVIGEITSTELAKKIGVSQSSIIKFIKKIGFSGYIAFKLQLERDLENKKSSSKNKIHSDIDLEDSLEEVTKKTLAETIEALNSTVGVIDYKNFETIIEKIRESGRILIIGAGMSSIVARDLELKLMKIKIDTVHYDSKQMQLMKLSTMNEKDLVIAISHRGETQEVLDVVKIAKDMKICVVSITSIGKNSLSSLSDYNIGVVSKESILRSSAISSRMAQMIILDSIFLRLMQKDYRKVKKYIEKSKKIVGWVEK, from the coding sequence ATGATTGAAAATATTATAAAAAGTATGAAAAACAACTTATCTGAGAGTGAAAAAATAATTGCTACATATATTGTTAAAAATAAAAACGTAATAGGAGAGATTACTTCGACAGAGTTAGCTAAAAAAATAGGAGTAAGTCAATCTTCAATTATTAAATTTATAAAAAAAATAGGATTTTCAGGATACATAGCATTTAAGTTACAATTAGAAAGGGATTTAGAAAATAAAAAAAGTTCATCAAAAAATAAAATACATAGTGATATAGACTTAGAAGATTCTTTAGAAGAGGTTACAAAAAAAACATTAGCAGAAACTATCGAAGCTTTAAATAGTACTGTGGGAGTAATTGATTATAAAAATTTCGAAACTATTATAGAGAAAATTAGAGAAAGTGGTCGTATTTTGATAATAGGTGCGGGAATGTCATCTATTGTAGCTAGAGATTTAGAATTAAAATTAATGAAAATAAAAATAGACACTGTTCACTATGATAGTAAACAGATGCAACTTATGAAGCTTTCAACGATGAATGAAAAAGATTTAGTTATAGCAATATCTCATAGAGGGGAAACGCAAGAAGTTTTAGATGTTGTAAAAATTGCTAAAGATATGAAAATTTGTGTTGTATCAATAACATCAATTGGGAAAAATAGTCTTTCTTCTTTAAGTGATTATAATATTGGGGTTGTTTCTAAAGAAAGTATATTAAGAAGTTCAGCTATTTCATCGAGAATGGCGCAAATGATAATATTAGATAGTATTTTTTTAAGATTAATGCAAAAAGATTATAGAAAAGTAAAAAAATATATAGAAAAAAGTAAAAAAATAGTGGGATGGGTGGAAAAATAA
- the citF gene encoding citrate lyase subunit alpha: protein MKNILGREIPEFIEGYGNVKQYKGYLSNKDGVIKKDFKFKTISAQDSKLHTDLNKLMDKLPLKDGMVVSFHHHLRNGDFVLNMVMEEIAKRGYKNITIAASSIFPCHKGLVKMIEDKVVTQIYAAYISGPVAEAISQGKLERPAIMHTHGGRARIFESGERTIDVAFMAAPTSDEYGNINGVDGKSACGALGYAHTDAELANIVVAITDNLVEYPNTTIEINQTLVDYVLVVDAIGDPKGIVSGTTQITKNPIGLKVADLTAKFIEESGYLKNGMSFQTGAGGISLAVAAQLKNIMKQKEICGSFASGGITGYIVDMYKEGLFKALFDVQCFDLDAIKSAKENPAHITMSASMYANANNKGAVVNKLDVVILGATEIDTNFNVNVTTGSNGVIMGGSGGHSDTAAGSKLCIIVSQLVNSRISVVKDKVTTLTTPGETVDILVTERGIAINPLRKDLLEKFKDSKLPIKTIEELREIARNMTGQENEIEFEDEIVAVVEYRDGTVVDTIKKVK, encoded by the coding sequence ATGAAAAATATTTTAGGGAGAGAAATTCCTGAATTTATAGAAGGATATGGAAATGTAAAACAATATAAAGGGTATCTTTCAAATAAAGATGGAGTAATAAAAAAGGATTTTAAATTTAAAACTATATCTGCTCAAGATTCAAAATTACATACAGATTTAAACAAATTAATGGATAAATTACCATTGAAGGATGGGATGGTAGTTTCGTTTCACCACCATTTAAGAAATGGGGATTTTGTTTTAAATATGGTAATGGAAGAGATTGCAAAAAGAGGATATAAAAATATAACAATAGCAGCAAGTTCTATATTCCCTTGTCATAAAGGGTTAGTAAAAATGATAGAAGATAAGGTAGTGACTCAAATATATGCAGCATATATATCTGGACCAGTAGCCGAAGCTATATCTCAAGGGAAGTTAGAAAGACCTGCTATAATGCATACACATGGTGGAAGAGCAAGAATATTTGAATCAGGAGAGAGAACTATTGATGTTGCATTCATGGCAGCTCCTACAAGTGATGAATATGGAAATATAAATGGTGTAGATGGAAAATCAGCTTGTGGAGCATTAGGATATGCACATACAGATGCAGAGTTAGCAAATATAGTTGTAGCTATAACAGATAATCTAGTTGAGTATCCAAACACGACAATTGAAATAAATCAAACTTTAGTAGATTATGTTTTAGTTGTAGATGCAATAGGAGATCCGAAAGGAATTGTGTCAGGAACAACTCAAATAACTAAAAATCCAATTGGATTAAAAGTTGCAGATTTAACAGCGAAATTTATTGAGGAATCTGGATACTTAAAGAATGGTATGAGTTTTCAAACTGGTGCAGGAGGAATATCTTTAGCTGTAGCAGCACAGTTAAAAAATATAATGAAGCAAAAAGAGATTTGCGGAAGTTTTGCATCTGGAGGAATAACAGGATACATTGTTGATATGTACAAAGAGGGATTGTTTAAAGCTTTATTTGATGTTCAATGTTTTGACTTAGATGCTATAAAATCAGCTAAGGAAAATCCAGCACACATAACGATGTCAGCATCAATGTATGCTAATGCAAACAATAAAGGAGCAGTTGTAAATAAGTTAGATGTTGTTATTTTAGGAGCTACAGAGATTGATACAAACTTTAATGTAAATGTAACAACAGGGTCTAACGGGGTTATAATGGGAGGATCAGGTGGTCACTCTGATACAGCTGCAGGTTCAAAATTATGTATAATAGTATCACAGCTTGTTAACTCTAGAATATCTGTTGTAAAAGATAAAGTTACAACATTAACTACACCTGGTGAAACGGTTGATATTCTTGTAACTGAAAGAGGAATTGCTATAAATCCTTTAAGAAAAGATTTGTTAGAAAAATTTAAAGATTCTAAACTTCCGATAAAGACAATAGAGGAGTTAAGAGAAATAGCTAGAAATATGACTGGGCAAGAGAATGAAATTGAATTTGAAGATGAAATAGTTGCAGTTGTTGAGTATAGAGATGGTACTGTTGTAGATACAATAAAAAAAGTGAAATAA
- a CDS encoding HpcH/HpaI aldolase/citrate lyase family protein, whose product MKLRRTMLFMPGNNPGMLQTADTFGADSVIFDLEDAVALTEKDAARILVTEAMRTMNYGETEVVIRINPLSSPFAMTDIDKMARLKPDAILLPKATPEDMEILEKELERIEKEEGFEVGTIKVHALVETAYGVETVYETIKSSNRIQAVLLGGEDLAADLAVKRTKDSEELFYARTKVVNACKALKVDAIDTPFTDTNDYEGLAADSRKAKMLGFSGKLAINPRQIDTIHEVYSPTKQEINHALRVMAAKEEAEKEGLGVFSLDGKMVDLPIINRAIQTLEIAEMIGLLD is encoded by the coding sequence GTGAAATTAAGAAGAACAATGTTATTTATGCCTGGAAATAACCCAGGGATGCTACAAACAGCAGATACATTTGGAGCAGACTCAGTAATATTTGATTTAGAAGATGCAGTTGCTTTAACAGAAAAAGATGCAGCAAGAATACTAGTAACAGAAGCTATGAGAACGATGAATTATGGAGAAACAGAAGTTGTAATAAGAATAAATCCATTATCATCTCCATTTGCAATGACAGATATAGATAAAATGGCTAGATTAAAGCCAGATGCAATACTACTTCCAAAGGCTACTCCAGAAGATATGGAAATTTTGGAAAAAGAGTTAGAAAGAATTGAAAAAGAGGAAGGCTTTGAAGTAGGAACTATAAAAGTTCATGCTTTAGTAGAGACAGCTTACGGAGTGGAAACTGTTTATGAAACAATAAAGTCTTCTAATAGAATTCAAGCTGTTTTATTAGGTGGAGAAGATTTAGCAGCAGATTTAGCAGTAAAAAGAACTAAAGATTCAGAAGAGTTATTTTATGCTAGAACAAAGGTAGTAAATGCTTGTAAAGCATTAAAAGTAGATGCAATAGATACACCTTTTACTGATACAAATGATTACGAAGGATTAGCTGCAGATTCGAGAAAAGCTAAAATGTTAGGATTCTCTGGAAAGTTAGCTATAAACCCAAGACAAATAGATACAATTCATGAAGTATATTCTCCAACAAAGCAGGAGATAAATCATGCTTTAAGAGTTATGGCAGCAAAAGAAGAAGCGGAAAAAGAAGGATTAGGAGTGTTCTCTTTAGATGGAAAGATGGTTGATCTTCCAATTATAAATAGAGCTATCCAAACTTTAGAAATTGCTGAAATGATTGGATTATTAGATTAA
- the citD gene encoding citrate lyase acyl carrier protein produces the protein MTINKPAKCGTLESNDIFVMLTPSENGISIELESVVEKQFGNHIKMVIEEKLKEMGITSVLVKAQDKGALDYTIRARIEGAVKRGC, from the coding sequence ATGACAATAAATAAACCCGCTAAATGTGGAACATTAGAGTCTAATGATATATTTGTAATGTTAACTCCAAGTGAAAATGGAATAAGTATTGAATTAGAAAGTGTTGTAGAAAAGCAGTTTGGAAATCATATAAAAATGGTTATTGAAGAGAAATTAAAAGAGATGGGAATTACTTCAGTTTTAGTAAAGGCTCAAGATAAAGGAGCTTTAGATTATACAATAAGAGCTAGAATTGAGGGAGCTGTTAAAAGAGGTTGTTAA